The following proteins are encoded in a genomic region of Bernardetia sp. MNP-M8:
- a CDS encoding thioredoxin family protein, whose product MDYLDKDYLEKSLSYQEYRTLGQELLEKATTTNGDNRPEILEYTNTNMYRMNRLDKTTKVNENVKNALATISSNEKYYWIVLTESWCGDAAQIVPVMNKIAEEAGEKLEIRFLLRDENPDLIDEFLTGGGRAIPKLIFVKEEKNKQLKILNSWGARPAEAQKLVVEYKERVRQNPKLEDFKGFAESLHGWYAKDKTQHTQNELAELLNKK is encoded by the coding sequence ATGGACTATTTAGATAAAGACTATTTAGAAAAATCTCTTTCCTACCAAGAGTATAGAACACTTGGACAAGAACTTTTAGAAAAAGCAACCACCACAAATGGAGATAATCGTCCAGAAATTTTGGAATATACAAATACAAATATGTATCGTATGAACAGGCTTGACAAGACAACAAAAGTAAACGAGAATGTCAAAAATGCTTTAGCTACTATTTCATCAAATGAAAAATATTATTGGATCGTTTTGACAGAGAGTTGGTGTGGAGATGCTGCTCAAATTGTACCTGTTATGAATAAAATTGCAGAAGAAGCAGGCGAAAAACTAGAAATTCGTTTTCTTTTAAGAGATGAAAACCCTGATTTGATAGATGAGTTTCTGACAGGTGGTGGAAGAGCAATTCCAAAACTTATTTTTGTCAAAGAAGAAAAAAACAAACAATTGAAAATTCTCAATTCGTGGGGAGCAAGACCAGCCGAAGCTCAAAAGTTAGTCGTAGAATATAAAGAAAGAGTAAGACAAAATCCAAAACTAGAGGATTTTAAGGGTTTTGCAGAATCTCTTCACGGTTGGTATGCAAAAGACAAAACACAGCATACACAAAATGAACTAGCAGAGCTATTAAACAAAAAATAA
- the porU gene encoding type IX secretion system sortase PorU, with protein MNLHTSKYIQYSFFLLLTFFFAFSGFAQNSVLSEGQILKLKVEKDGVHKVTFQDLQTAGLNPSTINPNNIQVFGNGGGMLPQANSVSRISDLKENAIFIELGSDNVFNAGDYILFYAQAADIHTYDAQANDALKFSFEKNLYDDFNYYYLKVGNQTGKRIQIAENLSGGTRITTYNEIAHHELDEVNIIGDLANSGGGGSGRMWFGERFDFITEVTINFESEGLVTSNPVLLRVSATAYSSRASDYTFSVAGQDFGKLPIAASQISTYSKKGDINTATFSSNLSSSPASLPVKVTYNKTDNTAFGNLDFLTIGFTRTLSFYKQNTHFRSVASSQSEIANFEFSQKPASMRVWNVSNLFDIQEIPVNSSNPNAFVVRTNRSLQELVAFDVNAELPAPVEITTLNNQNLHALSTPDFLIVTHEDFLEAAQKLAAFHSEKDDMEVLVVTVSQIWNEFSSGRQDVSAIRDFVRFLYKKQNDKLRYLLLFGDTSYDYKDRVQANNNFVPVYQSRQSLEPVETFSSEDFYGLLEDDEGEWSESFQVEQEDLDIGIGRIPVRNANQASLVVDKIIGYSLPQTLGKWRNKVVFVADDGDGNIHLRDSEQLIDIVESYKGYQAEKLYVDAFPQISTSNGKFSFKVREKLNDDVNDGSLLVNYMGHGSESSLATEAVVDLASVSNWKNLNNLPMFVTATCEFGRYDNPQVFSVGERLMTNEDGGGIALVTTTRPVTASTNFILAKAFYNNVFKRLPNGEMPRLGDIIRKTKNESLSRQNRNFTLLGDPALRLNYPKEEAIITEVKANGVISESVKALDKVTLFGQIANNDILSSDFTGTLDITIYDKPAELRTLGDESQPTYYTNWQNILYKGKAKINQGKFEVTFIVSKDINYNLASGRVAMYAQHETQNRDANGFYGIQVGASNNNAPNDNTAPTAQIWIEDKTFISGAKVPSNTTLLAEISDENGINLTGYGVGREIMAVLDGEATQTFILNDYFEYEEGSYQNGTIAFPLQDLKVGKHTLTFTVWDNYSNPTTIEVEFYVENKPIEITEITPFPNPFWNSVDFNITHSRTGDDIEVAIVVYDVLGRAVRTIRQNYLNNNGNFTNISWNGRDNTGSLVKNGMYICKIYIHSLQDDAVGTNTVKVILNR; from the coding sequence ATGAATCTTCATACATCAAAATATATTCAGTATTCCTTTTTTCTTCTTCTTACTTTTTTCTTTGCTTTTAGTGGTTTCGCTCAAAATTCAGTTCTTTCAGAGGGACAAATTTTGAAGTTGAAAGTAGAAAAAGATGGAGTACATAAAGTTACTTTTCAAGACCTTCAAACAGCAGGTCTGAATCCTTCTACTATCAATCCAAACAATATTCAAGTTTTTGGAAATGGTGGTGGAATGCTCCCACAAGCCAATTCAGTTTCACGTATTTCAGATTTGAAGGAAAATGCCATTTTTATAGAACTAGGAAGTGATAATGTTTTTAATGCAGGAGATTATATTTTGTTTTATGCACAAGCAGCCGATATTCATACTTACGATGCACAAGCAAATGATGCTTTGAAATTTAGTTTTGAGAAAAACCTGTATGATGATTTTAATTATTATTACCTGAAAGTTGGAAATCAAACAGGAAAAAGAATCCAAATAGCCGAAAACCTAAGTGGTGGAACAAGAATCACAACCTACAATGAAATAGCACATCACGAATTAGACGAGGTAAACATAATTGGTGATTTAGCAAACTCTGGTGGTGGAGGTTCTGGCAGAATGTGGTTTGGAGAACGTTTTGACTTTATTACAGAAGTAACTATCAATTTTGAATCTGAAGGGTTGGTTACTTCTAATCCTGTTTTGTTGCGTGTTTCAGCAACGGCATATTCGTCTCGTGCTAGTGATTATACTTTTTCTGTTGCAGGTCAGGATTTTGGAAAACTTCCTATTGCAGCATCTCAAATCTCTACCTATTCTAAAAAAGGAGATATAAATACAGCTACTTTTTCATCAAACCTTAGCTCTTCGCCTGCTTCTCTTCCTGTAAAGGTTACCTACAACAAAACAGATAATACAGCTTTCGGAAATTTAGATTTTCTTACCATAGGATTTACTCGTACTCTATCATTTTACAAACAAAATACACATTTTCGTTCGGTAGCTTCTTCTCAAAGTGAGATTGCTAATTTCGAATTTTCTCAAAAACCTGCTTCTATGCGTGTTTGGAATGTGAGTAATTTGTTTGATATTCAAGAAATCCCTGTCAATTCTTCAAACCCAAATGCTTTCGTCGTGCGAACAAATAGAAGTTTACAAGAATTAGTTGCCTTTGATGTAAATGCAGAATTGCCAGCACCAGTAGAAATAACAACTTTAAACAATCAAAATTTACACGCTCTTTCTACGCCTGATTTTTTGATTGTTACACACGAAGACTTTTTAGAAGCAGCTCAAAAACTAGCTGCTTTTCATAGTGAAAAAGATGATATGGAAGTTTTGGTAGTAACAGTTAGTCAAATTTGGAATGAGTTTTCATCTGGAAGACAAGATGTTTCTGCTATTCGTGATTTTGTTCGTTTTTTATATAAAAAACAAAATGATAAGTTGCGTTATTTACTTCTTTTTGGAGATACAAGTTATGATTATAAAGATAGAGTACAGGCAAATAATAATTTTGTTCCTGTTTATCAGTCTAGGCAATCACTAGAACCCGTCGAAACATTTTCATCAGAAGATTTTTACGGACTTTTAGAAGATGATGAAGGAGAATGGTCTGAAAGTTTTCAAGTAGAACAAGAAGATTTAGATATCGGAATTGGAAGGATTCCTGTCAGAAACGCAAATCAAGCAAGTTTAGTGGTTGATAAAATTATTGGTTACTCTCTTCCTCAAACACTAGGAAAATGGAGAAATAAAGTCGTTTTTGTAGCTGATGATGGTGATGGAAATATTCATTTAAGAGATTCTGAACAGCTTATTGATATTGTTGAAAGTTATAAGGGTTATCAGGCTGAAAAATTATATGTTGATGCTTTTCCTCAAATTTCGACTTCAAATGGAAAATTTTCTTTTAAAGTACGTGAGAAACTAAATGATGATGTTAATGATGGTTCTTTGCTTGTCAATTATATGGGACACGGCTCAGAATCTAGTTTGGCTACAGAAGCTGTTGTAGATTTAGCTTCGGTTTCAAATTGGAAAAACCTCAATAATCTGCCTATGTTTGTTACGGCTACTTGTGAGTTTGGTCGTTATGACAATCCACAAGTTTTTTCGGTAGGAGAAAGACTCATGACAAATGAAGATGGTGGAGGAATTGCACTTGTAACCACAACACGCCCAGTAACAGCTTCAACAAATTTTATTTTGGCAAAGGCATTTTATAATAATGTTTTCAAACGTTTGCCAAACGGAGAAATGCCAAGACTAGGAGATATTATCAGAAAAACAAAGAATGAAAGTCTTTCAAGACAAAACAGAAACTTTACACTTTTGGGTGACCCTGCACTTCGTCTCAATTATCCCAAAGAAGAAGCTATTATTACAGAAGTAAAAGCAAATGGCGTAATTTCAGAATCTGTAAAAGCATTAGATAAGGTTACTTTATTTGGACAAATTGCAAATAATGATATTTTAAGTTCAGATTTTACTGGCACTTTGGATATTACTATCTATGACAAACCTGCTGAACTTAGAACATTAGGAGACGAGTCTCAACCTACCTATTATACAAATTGGCAAAACATTTTATACAAAGGAAAAGCAAAAATTAATCAAGGTAAATTTGAAGTTACTTTTATAGTTTCGAAAGATATAAATTACAATTTGGCTAGTGGGCGAGTAGCTATGTATGCTCAACACGAAACTCAAAACCGAGATGCAAATGGCTTTTATGGCATTCAGGTTGGAGCAAGCAATAATAATGCACCAAACGACAATACAGCACCAACAGCACAAATTTGGATAGAAGATAAGACCTTTATTTCGGGGGCAAAAGTTCCTTCAAACACAACTCTTTTAGCAGAAATTAGTGATGAAAACGGAATTAATTTAACAGGTTATGGAGTAGGAAGGGAAATAATGGCAGTTTTGGATGGAGAAGCAACTCAAACTTTTATTCTGAACGATTATTTTGAGTATGAAGAAGGAAGCTATCAGAACGGAACAATTGCTTTTCCTTTGCAAGATTTAAAGGTAGGAAAACATACTCTTACTTTTACTGTTTGGGATAATTATTCCAATCCTACCACAATTGAAGTAGAGTTTTATGTGGAAAACAAGCCTATCGAAATTACAGAAATTACTCCATTTCCAAATCCTTTTTGGAATAGTGTAGATTTTAATATTACTCATAGCCGTACAGGTGATGACATTGAGGTAGCTATAGTTGTTTATGATGTTTTGGGAAGAGCTGTCAGGACAATTCGTCAGAATTATCTGAATAATAACGGTAATTTTACAAATATCTCATGGAATGGAAGAGACAACACAGGCTCACTTGTAAAAAATGGAATGTATATCTGTAAAATCTATATTCATTCGCTTCAAGACGATGCTGTGGGAACTAATACAGTAAAAGTTATTTTGAATAGGTAA
- a CDS encoding WG repeat-containing protein translates to MPVISKVLFTIYAFLCLIAIQLIYNYLNIQEQKKVSVNEKAIMDSLQKAQNIDALYKFEKNGKYGLINQNNKVKLEPIYDEINDFKEGIAWLRIDKKYGYVDRVGNIVIPYNNTTKV, encoded by the coding sequence ATGCCAGTCATATCAAAAGTATTGTTTACTATATATGCTTTCTTATGTCTTATAGCTATTCAGTTGATATACAATTATTTAAATATACAAGAACAGAAAAAAGTATCTGTTAATGAAAAGGCAATTATGGATTCATTACAAAAAGCTCAAAACATTGACGCCCTATATAAATTCGAAAAAAATGGCAAATATGGTTTAATTAATCAGAATAACAAGGTAAAGTTAGAACCGATATACGATGAAATAAATGATTTCAAAGAAGGCATAGCATGGTTAAGAATAGATAAAAAATATGGTTATGTTGATAGAGTAGGAAATATAGTTATTCCATATAATAATACAACCAAAGTATGA
- a CDS encoding winged helix-turn-helix domain-containing protein codes for MPKILDYSSLIIESLPYLLALEKSQQKSYLRDRVRFLRVLKAGNVKSQAAAGNIIGLSSRQSKNLWLKYQQEGIDYFIKARINQNWGKLSSLQISELLQELDQDNTLTQKEVQQYVKDTFGEDFSQPGIHYLFKRLKVKLKTGRPSNIRKDELAGEE; via the coding sequence ATGCCGAAAATTTTAGATTATAGCAGTTTGATTATAGAAAGCCTTCCTTATCTTTTGGCTTTAGAAAAATCTCAGCAAAAAAGTTATCTACGAGATAGAGTTCGTTTTTTGCGTGTACTCAAAGCAGGTAATGTAAAGAGCCAAGCTGCTGCTGGTAATATTATTGGTTTGAGTTCTCGTCAGAGTAAAAATTTGTGGTTAAAGTATCAACAAGAAGGTATTGATTATTTTATCAAAGCTCGTATCAATCAAAACTGGGGTAAGCTCTCTTCTCTTCAGATAAGTGAACTACTTCAAGAGTTAGATCAAGACAACACCCTAACTCAAAAGGAAGTACAACAGTATGTAAAAGATACCTTTGGAGAAGATTTTAGCCAACCTGGTATTCATTATTTGTTCAAACGCTTGAAAGTAAAGCTAAAAACAGGTCGCCCTAGTAACATACGCAAAGATGAATTGGCAGGGGAAGAATAG
- a CDS encoding enoyl-CoA hydratase-related protein, which yields MEYKNLLLTLSDGILKITINRESKLNALNIETMEEIDKAFTRAYDDKEVKSVLITGAGNKAFVAGADISEIAEINEMNARKFAERGQEIFLKIENCPKPVVAAVNGFALGGGCELAMACHIRIASENAKFGQPEINLGIIPGYGGTQRLPIYIGRSKAMELLMTGDMIDAKMSLSLGLVNHVVASHEVVEKAEELLQKLNKKAPIALGQIIESVNSVYRPEDGYQTEANAFANCCRSEDFKEGTSAFLEKRKANFEGK from the coding sequence ATGGAATACAAAAACTTACTTTTGACGCTCTCTGATGGAATTTTGAAAATTACTATAAATAGAGAAAGTAAATTAAATGCTCTCAACATCGAAACGATGGAGGAAATTGATAAAGCATTTACTCGTGCCTACGATGACAAAGAAGTAAAATCAGTTTTGATAACAGGAGCAGGCAATAAAGCATTTGTAGCAGGAGCTGATATTTCAGAAATTGCTGAAATCAATGAAATGAATGCTCGTAAATTTGCTGAGCGTGGACAAGAAATATTCTTAAAAATAGAAAACTGTCCTAAGCCTGTTGTAGCAGCCGTTAATGGTTTTGCTCTTGGTGGAGGTTGTGAACTTGCTATGGCTTGTCATATCCGTATCGCTTCAGAAAATGCTAAGTTTGGACAACCTGAAATCAACTTAGGAATTATCCCTGGTTATGGAGGAACGCAGCGTTTGCCTATCTACATTGGTCGTTCTAAAGCAATGGAACTTCTCATGACAGGTGATATGATTGATGCAAAAATGTCTCTTTCTCTCGGACTTGTAAATCATGTAGTTGCTTCTCACGAAGTAGTAGAAAAAGCTGAAGAGCTACTTCAAAAATTAAATAAAAAAGCTCCTATTGCTTTAGGACAAATTATTGAGAGCGTAAATTCGGTGTATCGTCCAGAAGATGGTTACCAAACAGAAGCAAATGCCTTTGCTAATTGTTGTCGTTCAGAAGATTTTAAAGAAGGAACAAGTGCATTTTTAGAGAAAAGAAAAGCGAACTTTGAAGGAAAATAA
- a CDS encoding universal stress protein, whose translation MVLSESLQKEQHTQNTILIPKKNMEHILVPINFTPATDISLAHAVGIAQASHKVVIMCHFVTSTVPAGANMTLHKREVKEKHDKAHMEMRVLLTQYANHTYNGTGQPVMIEPLVMEGHPDDATERIMQDNAIAMIVLSHKDSNEIKDLFLNNKVVREANCPILTIPEDAIYQPLQYVVYAANFDGNDAKRIRDLIELTSNFDAKLDCLHVCTDGKKLREENEKMQELQAEFDVVLFSKLSFKVIRDSKSVTNGLESYLSNHQPDMLVMLKAEKTFFKKLFGSKESIRKMALDNGMPIMIYRQPK comes from the coding sequence ATGGTTTTATCCGAATCTCTTCAAAAAGAACAACACACACAAAACACTATCCTAATTCCTAAAAAAAATATGGAGCATATCCTCGTTCCCATTAATTTTACGCCAGCTACCGATATTTCATTAGCACATGCTGTTGGAATTGCACAAGCCTCTCATAAGGTAGTTATTATGTGTCATTTTGTTACTTCTACTGTCCCAGCAGGAGCAAATATGACTTTACACAAAAGAGAAGTTAAAGAAAAACATGATAAAGCACACATGGAAATGCGAGTTTTACTTACTCAATATGCAAATCATACCTACAATGGAACAGGACAGCCTGTTATGATAGAGCCTTTAGTCATGGAGGGACACCCAGATGATGCAACAGAAAGAATTATGCAAGATAATGCTATTGCCATGATAGTTTTGTCGCATAAAGATAGTAATGAAATTAAGGATTTATTTTTAAATAATAAAGTAGTCAGGGAAGCAAATTGTCCTATCTTGACTATTCCAGAAGATGCTATTTATCAGCCACTACAATATGTTGTGTATGCTGCCAACTTTGACGGAAATGATGCAAAAAGAATTCGTGATTTGATAGAACTAACCAGTAATTTTGATGCAAAACTAGATTGTTTGCATGTCTGTACAGATGGAAAAAAATTACGAGAAGAGAACGAAAAAATGCAAGAACTACAAGCTGAGTTTGATGTTGTTTTGTTTAGCAAACTCAGCTTTAAAGTAATTCGTGATTCGAAGAGTGTAACCAATGGACTTGAAAGCTATCTATCTAATCATCAGCCTGATATGCTTGTGATGCTAAAAGCTGAAAAAACATTTTTTAAGAAACTATTTGGTAGTAAAGAAAGTATTCGGAAAATGGCTCTTGATAATGGAATGCCAATAATGATTTATAGACAACCTAAATAA
- the ruvB gene encoding Holliday junction branch migration DNA helicase RuvB, translating into MRQDYIDPNIKPENTTTEADIERALRPLSFQDFTGQEKILENLQVFVKAATNRGEPLDHVLLHGPPGLGKTTLSHIISNELNANIKTTSGPVLDKPSDLAGLLTNLKAGDVLFIDEIHRLNPVVEEYLYSAMEDYRIDIMLDTGPNARSVQIKLKPFTLIGATTRSGLLTSPLRARFGINLRLEYYDAELLTTIIQRSAAILNTPIEKEAAFEIARRSRGTPRISNNLLRRTRDFAQVKGDGTIDFKIAQISLKALEVDENGLDEMDNRILLTIIDKFGGGPVGLTTIATACAEEAETIEEVYEPFLIKEGFLKRTPRGREVTSLAYRHFDMLPPHEQARLF; encoded by the coding sequence ATGCGTCAAGATTACATAGACCCAAACATAAAGCCTGAAAATACTACAACGGAAGCTGACATCGAACGTGCTTTGCGTCCTTTGTCGTTTCAAGATTTTACAGGACAGGAGAAAATATTAGAAAATTTACAAGTTTTTGTAAAAGCTGCCACTAATAGAGGTGAACCATTAGACCATGTACTTTTACATGGTCCTCCTGGTTTGGGAAAAACTACGCTTTCGCATATCATTTCGAACGAACTAAATGCAAATATAAAAACAACTTCGGGACCTGTTTTAGACAAACCAAGTGATTTAGCAGGACTTTTGACCAATCTAAAAGCTGGTGATGTTCTTTTTATTGATGAAATTCATCGTCTTAATCCTGTGGTTGAGGAATATTTGTATTCGGCTATGGAAGATTATCGTATCGATATTATGTTGGATACAGGACCTAATGCTCGTTCGGTTCAGATAAAATTAAAGCCTTTTACGCTCATTGGGGCGACTACTCGCTCTGGACTTCTTACCTCGCCATTACGTGCTAGATTTGGAATTAATCTGCGTTTAGAATATTATGATGCCGAGCTTTTGACAACTATTATTCAGCGTTCGGCAGCTATTTTGAATACTCCAATTGAAAAAGAAGCAGCTTTTGAGATTGCAAGAAGAAGTAGAGGAACACCTCGTATTTCGAATAATCTTTTGCGTAGAACACGAGATTTTGCACAAGTAAAAGGCGACGGAACGATTGATTTCAAAATTGCTCAAATTTCCCTTAAAGCCTTAGAAGTAGATGAAAATGGATTGGATGAAATGGATAACAGAATTTTATTAACGATTATTGATAAATTTGGAGGAGGACCTGTTGGTCTGACAACTATTGCGACAGCATGTGCCGAAGAAGCCGAAACCATAGAAGAAGTATATGAGCCTTTTTTGATAAAAGAAGGGTTTTTGAAGCGTACACCACGAGGGCGAGAAGTTACTTCACTTGCGTATCGTCATTTTGATATGTTGCCTCCACACGAACAGGCTAGATTATTTTAA
- a CDS encoding n-acetylglutamate synthase, whose protein sequence is MNYNNKKFRPVSNTENGETSSETIFEYKQEGNILTSTYSGGKIIQGHLIGLVDENGNIDMRYHQVNEKGELMTGICKSIPKLLENGKIRLYEKWQWTAGDNSEGNSILEEI, encoded by the coding sequence ATGAATTACAATAACAAAAAATTTCGTCCAGTTTCCAATACAGAAAATGGAGAAACATCTAGCGAAACTATTTTTGAATACAAACAAGAAGGCAATATCTTGACTTCAACATATAGTGGAGGAAAAATAATTCAAGGTCATTTGATTGGTCTTGTTGATGAAAATGGAAATATAGATATGCGTTATCATCAAGTCAATGAAAAAGGCGAACTCATGACAGGAATTTGTAAATCTATACCTAAACTACTAGAAAATGGGAAAATTCGTCTTTACGAAAAATGGCAATGGACAGCAGGCGATAATTCGGAAGGAAATTCTATTTTAGAAGAAATTTAA
- a CDS encoding Rpn family recombination-promoting nuclease/putative transposase yields MSTQEKYLNPFTDFGFKKLFGTEVNKDLLIHFLNSVLPDNVKISTLTYLKNEHVGHSAMDRKVIYDLYCENEKGEKFIVELQKARQKYFKERTIFYSTFPIQEQSKQGDWDFGLNAVYSVSILNFLIDDNSYATKQKKKKEKASVKTIAKLMNIDTKEIFYDKLTYVQIHIPLFDKKESELETFEDKWFYVIQNLQRFQNRPEALQERIFDKLFKTAELAKFDKKQRMAYEDSLKYYRDIRNVENTAEERGKEEGKIEGRKERTIEIVKNGISKGYSLEMIADITNSSTQEIQEIINSLKKE; encoded by the coding sequence ATGTCCACACAAGAAAAATACTTAAATCCGTTTACTGATTTTGGTTTCAAAAAACTTTTTGGTACAGAAGTCAATAAAGATTTATTGATTCATTTTCTCAATTCTGTTTTACCAGATAATGTGAAAATTTCTACTCTGACGTATCTCAAAAACGAACATGTCGGTCATTCGGCAATGGATAGAAAAGTAATTTATGATTTGTATTGTGAAAATGAAAAAGGAGAAAAGTTTATTGTCGAATTACAAAAAGCTAGACAGAAATATTTTAAAGAACGCACTATTTTTTATTCTACTTTTCCTATTCAAGAACAATCAAAACAAGGAGATTGGGATTTTGGATTGAATGCTGTTTATTCTGTTTCGATTCTTAATTTTCTGATAGATGATAATTCTTACGCAACAAAGCAGAAAAAGAAAAAAGAAAAAGCATCTGTCAAGACAATAGCTAAACTAATGAATATTGATACAAAAGAAATTTTTTATGATAAACTTACTTATGTACAAATTCATATTCCTCTTTTTGATAAAAAGGAAAGTGAGTTAGAAACTTTTGAAGACAAATGGTTTTATGTCATTCAAAATTTACAACGTTTTCAAAATAGACCTGAAGCCTTACAAGAGCGTATTTTTGACAAACTTTTCAAAACAGCTGAACTAGCAAAATTTGATAAAAAACAAAGAATGGCGTATGAAGATAGTTTGAAATACTATAGAGACATTAGAAATGTAGAAAATACAGCAGAAGAAAGAGGGAAAGAAGAGGGGAAAATAGAGGGTAGAAAAGAAAGAACAATAGAAATTGTAAAGAATGGTATTTCTAAAGGGTATTCATTAGAAATGATTGCAGATATTACCAATTCTTCAACACAAGAAATTCAAGAAATAATTAATTCATTGAAAAAGGAGTAA
- a CDS encoding replication-associated recombination protein A, with protein MLSQTSQNPPLAERMRPTSLEEVIGQKHLIGQNGVIARVISSGAVPSMILWGAPGIGKTTLALLIAKALKRPFHTLSAISAGVKDVREVIETAKRQTRAILFIDEIHRFSKSQQDALLGAVERGTITLIGATTENPSFEINSALLSRCQVYILNPLSEEELKQLLQQAMDKDFKLKKKNIEIKSYEALFRISGGDARKLLNLFELVVESEPNFNLPNKEDEEGNTIKNKIEVTDEKVMQSAQQRISSYDKSGENHYDIVSALIKSIRGSDPNAAIYWLARMIEGGEDVKFIARRLVISASEDIGNANPTALVLATTTFQAAIQIGFPEAQIVLAQCVTYLATSPKSNASYMAIKTARKIVQEQGDLPVPLHLRNAPTKLMKQQGYGKNYNYSHNNANNFAEQEYFPKELANMKLYEPANNARENGIRQFLKERWKDKYNY; from the coding sequence ATGCTCTCTCAAACTTCTCAAAACCCACCTTTAGCAGAACGAATGCGTCCAACTTCTTTAGAGGAAGTCATCGGACAAAAACATTTAATTGGACAAAATGGTGTCATTGCTCGTGTTATTTCTTCAGGTGCTGTGCCTTCCATGATTCTTTGGGGCGCACCTGGTATTGGCAAAACTACGCTTGCTTTACTTATTGCTAAAGCTCTGAAACGTCCTTTTCATACGTTGAGTGCTATTTCAGCAGGGGTAAAAGATGTTAGAGAAGTGATTGAAACAGCAAAAAGACAAACTAGAGCTATTCTTTTTATCGATGAAATTCATCGTTTTAGTAAATCTCAACAAGATGCACTTTTGGGAGCTGTTGAGCGTGGAACGATTACGCTTATTGGAGCAACAACTGAAAATCCTTCTTTTGAGATAAATTCGGCTTTGCTTTCTCGTTGTCAAGTTTATATTCTCAATCCTTTATCAGAAGAAGAATTGAAACAACTTTTGCAGCAAGCAATGGATAAAGATTTTAAATTAAAAAAGAAAAACATTGAGATAAAATCGTATGAAGCACTTTTTAGAATTTCGGGAGGAGATGCACGAAAACTATTAAATCTTTTTGAATTGGTTGTAGAATCTGAACCTAATTTTAATCTTCCAAACAAGGAAGACGAAGAAGGAAATACAATCAAAAATAAGATTGAAGTTACAGATGAAAAAGTAATGCAGTCAGCACAACAGCGCATTTCTTCTTATGATAAAAGTGGCGAAAATCATTATGATATTGTTTCGGCTTTGATAAAATCTATTCGTGGAAGTGACCCAAACGCTGCCATTTATTGGTTAGCTAGAATGATTGAAGGAGGCGAAGATGTTAAGTTTATTGCTCGTCGTTTGGTTATTTCAGCTTCTGAAGACATTGGAAATGCAAATCCGACAGCTTTAGTTTTGGCAACAACAACCTTTCAAGCTGCTATTCAAATAGGTTTTCCAGAAGCACAAATTGTTTTGGCTCAATGTGTTACTTATTTGGCTACTTCTCCAAAAAGCAATGCTTCCTATATGGCAATTAAAACAGCTAGAAAAATAGTTCAAGAGCAAGGAGATTTGCCTGTTCCGTTGCATCTTAGAAATGCACCAACAAAACTGATGAAGCAACAAGGCTATGGAAAGAATTATAACTATTCCCACAATAATGCTAATAATTTTGCAGAACAAGAGTATTTCCCAAAAGAATTAGCCAATATGAAGCTCTACGAACCTGCAAATAATGCACGAGAGAATGGAATACGACAGTTTTTGAAAGAACGTTGGAAAGACAAGTATAATTATTAG